One window from the genome of Sebastes umbrosus isolate fSebUmb1 chromosome 12, fSebUmb1.pri, whole genome shotgun sequence encodes:
- the LOC119498414 gene encoding uncharacterized protein LOC119498414, with amino-acid sequence MDVTEGSSLKVRFKEEDGTVMFESYIPPSRDAITLPTYVIYLIMAAMVVVGVLYAIIGHLIKDLIHDIADLVFGEQPEEVVVNYCEAKDKFMVDWIPETTPELEALARAEENKIIDRDFMKAPAIWIISTEPRGSKSGPRVVFEKRS; translated from the exons ATGGATGTGACGGAGGGCAGTAGCTTAAAAGTTCGTTTCAAGGAAGAAGATGGGACGGTGATGTTTGAGAGCTACATACCCCCCTCTCGGGATGCTATCACCCTGCCTACTTACGTCATCTACCTGATCATGGCCGCCATGGTCGTGGTGGGTGTCCTTTATGCCATCATCGGTCACCTcatcaaagacctcatccatgACATTGCAG ACTTGGTGTTTGGGGAGCAGCCTGAGGAAGTGGTGGTGAACTACTGTGAGGCCAAGGATAAGTTCATGGTAGACTGGATCCCAGAAACCACCCCCGAACTGGAGGCGTTGGCCCGGGCCGAGGAGAACAAGATAATTGACAGGGACTTCATGAAAGCCCCCGCCATCTGGATCATCTCTACAGAGCCTCGGGGGAGCAAGTCAGGACCCCGTGTGGTCTTTGAGAAGAGGAGCTAG
- the zgc:85843 gene encoding transmembrane 6 superfamily member 2, translating into MRPPVEVSVLILSLMAPAILFTMNHIPALQEPLPILGMEMVVLGLFLLLLHLLTGRNKMKVDPLFYVFAEFSFACMVGLTNALEQDGFISGFMGFYLKMGEPHLSTAYAVMMSYWEGIVHMVLFLNIIHRMFKGKSYRSLALLWVGSSIAHQIVHIPGVVIGKYGSNIQPPFWRNIPFFLMPFWAASVLFSQRREVPVITADKISVEQKKGLLSRPVDLLLSLLLLGAMAFSVFRGFVVLDCPLDACFTYIYQYEPYLKDPVGFPRVMMMVYLFYAVPLMTVFTYGLQTPGCSWMLDLTLFFAGAMAQTQWCHIGASLHSRTPFTYRVPADKWWPVITLNVLLAVVPALLALRCRTNPAYFMKRVPEGQANDEKKKK; encoded by the exons ATGAGGCCTCCGGTGGAAGTCAGCGTGTTGATCCTTTCTCTGATGGCTCCTGCAATTTTGTTCACCATGAACCACATCCCTGCGCTTCAGGA ACCTCTTCCTATCCTGGGAATGGAAATGGTCGTCCTGGgattgtttcttcttcttctccacctcctcactGGGCGAAACAAGATGAAAGTGGACCCCTTATTCTATG TATTTGCAGAGTTTTCCTTCGCCTGCATGGTGGGCCTGACTAATGCTTTAGAGCAGGATGGGTTCATCTCTGGCTTCATGGGCTTCTACCTGAAGATG GGTGAGCCTCATCTGAGTACCGCCTATGCTGTGATGATGTCGTACTGGGAAGGAATCGTTCACATGGTCCTCTTCCTCAACATCATCCACCGCATGTTCAAAGG GAAGTCCTATCGTAGCCTGGCGCTGCTGTGGGTGGGCTCCTCAATTGCACATCAAATTGTTCACATCCCAGGAGTGGTCATTG GTAAATACGGGTCTAACATTCAACCACCCTTTTGGAGGAACATTCCCTTCTTTTTGATGCCTTTCTGGGCGGCCTCCGTGCTCTTCAGCCAACGCAGAGAGGTGCCTGTCATCACAGCAGACAAG ATTTCAGTGGAGCAGAAGAAAGGTCTGCTGTCTCGACCTGTTGACCTGCTTCTGTCTCTTCTGTTGCTCGGAGCAATGGCCTTCTCTGTTTTCAGAGGCTTT GTGGTGCTGGACTGTCCTCTAGATGCCTGTTTCACCTACATCTACCAATACGAGCCCTACCTCAAAGACCCAGTTGGCTTTCCCCGGGTTATG ATGATGGTGTATTTGTTCTATGCTGTGCCCCTGATGACGGTCTTCACTTATGGTCTGCAAACACCTGGATGCAGCTGGATGTTGGACTTGACCCTCTTCTTCGCTGGCGCCATGGCTCAG ACCCAGTGGTGCCATATCGGAGCATCTCTGCACTCTCGCACTCCCTTCACGTATCGAGTCCCGGCAGACAAATGGTGGCCTGTTATCACCCTCAACGTGCTGCTGGCTGTTGTGCCGGCTCTGCTGGCCCTGCGTTGCCGCACCAACCCGGCTTATTTTATGAAACGTGTTCCCGAGGGACAGGCCAACgacgagaagaagaaaaagtag